Proteins from one Sarcophilus harrisii chromosome 2, mSarHar1.11, whole genome shotgun sequence genomic window:
- the TNFRSF6B gene encoding tumor necrosis factor receptor superfamily member 6B gives MDLPVQNVKFSWLVSTLLPLVSMPGDAGNAPTYSWRDAETQEWLVCNQCPPGTFVKQHCSHRSPTNCQPCPSLHYTQYWNYLEKCRYCNVFCGEHEEEAQACNATHNRACRCQLGYYAHADFCIEHSACPPGSGVVTLGTPTQNTQCQPCPKGTFSDNSSSTERCQPHRNCTAFGMFLNVPGTSFHDTMCTRCASFLSSTPEPGNKECEKAVIDFVAFQNISLKRLRKLQQALETPDSWQREWPEPENRAAVQKELLHRLTELSDPQESSIFVLKLLQALRKAKLTTLEKNLRKRFLLALKD, from the exons ATGGATCTCCCGGTCCAGAACGTCAAGTTTTCG TGGTTAGTCAGTACCCTTCTGCCGTTGGTGTCGATGCCAGGGGATGCAGGCAACGCCCCTACCTATTCTTGGAGAGATGCAGAGACCCAGGAGTGGCTAGTGTGTAATCAGTGCCCACCTGGCACCTTTGTGAAGCAGCACTGCAGCCACAGGAGCCCCACGAATTGCCAGCCATGCCCATCACTACACTACACACAGTACTGGAACTACCTGGAGAAGTGCCGCTACTGCAATGTGTTCTGTGGGGAGCATGAAGAGGAGGCTCAGGCCTGCAATGCCACTCACAACCGAGCCTGCCGCTGCCAGTTGGGCTACTATGCCCACGCTGACTTCTGCATTGAGCACTCGGCCTGTCCCCCAGGCTCTGGTGTGGTCACTCTGG GAACCCCAACCCAGAACACACAGTGCCAACCGTGCCCCAAAGGCACCTTTTCAGATAACAGCTCCAGCACAGAGAGGTGCCAGCCACATCGAAATTGCACTGCCTTTGGCATGTTCCTCAATGTTCCTGGGACCTCATTCCATGACACCATGTGCACACGCTGTGCTAGTTTCTTGAGTAGCACTCCTGAGCCAG GTAACAAGGAATGTGAAAAGGCAGTGATTGATTTTGTGGCCTTCCAGAATATTTCACTAAAGAGGTTGAGGAAGCTGCAGCAGGCTCTAGAGACCCCTGATAGTTGGCAGAGAGAATGGCCAGAGCCAGAGAACCGGGCAGCTGTGCAGAAGGAGCTACTGCACAGATTAACCGAACTCAGTGATCCCCAAGAATCTTCAATCTTTGTACTCAAATTGCTCCAGGCTCTTCGAAAAGCCAAGTTAACCACCTTGGAGAAGAATCTTCGGAAGCGCTTCCTCCTTGCCCTGAAAGACTAG